The nucleotide sequence GCGCTGACCGTGGTGCAGGGCACCATCACCGAGGTTCGCCCGGACGGCCGCGGTGGGCTGCACGCCGACCGGCTGGGGGTGGGCGGGCTGCGCACCGTCACCACCGGCGTGATCCACGACGTGCGCAACGAGCGGGACGAGCCGGCGGTGAGCATCCACGCCTACTCCCCCCGGCTCACCGAGATGACGTTCTACCGGCTGGAGGACGGGCTGCCCGTCGCCGACCGCACGGTGCTCACCGACGAGCCGGAGGTTGACGCCTGAGACCTGCCGGTGGGTCGCACCCCGGGGTGCAACCGGTCACATCCCGGCGATCAATGGCCGCTGCACCGCCCTGAACAGGGCATTCTTGAGCTCATACCCCGCTCGGGGTGGTGAGGAGGACCGGCGATGAGCACCTCGTCAGGACGCGGCGGTCCCTGGATGAGCGCGACGATGCGGTACTGCAGCGGCTGGCGCACCTCGGCCTCGGCCGGGTTGCAGCGCC is from Rhodococcus sp. X156 and encodes:
- a CDS encoding cysteine dioxygenase family protein translates to MTTTLLSRPAAAAATETPTTLRLATLVRGIAAQPHRWRDQVRFSTRERCWSRLESPAGVDVWLLTWTRTQSTDLHSHGLASAALTVVQGTITEVRPDGRGGLHADRLGVGGLRTVTTGVIHDVRNERDEPAVSIHAYSPRLTEMTFYRLEDGLPVADRTVLTDEPEVDA